TCCATGCTACCGTTTACAAATTCGAGCCTTTCCTTCATGCCCCGCAGACCATTCCCGCGGATGTACGCGTATTCCGCTGCCATGCCGATTCCATCATCCCTGACTTTTAGCAGCAAATCCGTTCGCGTCGGCTCTATCACAACGGAACAAGTAGTCGCTCCACTGTGCTTTACGACGTTCGTGACAGCTTCCTTCAAGCACATGCTGAGTACGTTCTCCGTCATCAGCGAGGTATTTTGCAGGTTGGGATCTCCCTCCAAGACGAAGTCAATCTCTGCTGCTTTGGTGATCTGCTTGACCCGAAACAGCTCATCCTCCAGCCGTGTCCCACGCATCTGGGTGACCATTTCCCGCACTTCCTTGAGGGCGATCCTCGCAGTCTGACGGATTTCTTCCAGCTCCGTTTGGGCACGACTCGGATTTTTACTGATCAACTTGGAGGCAAGATCACTCTTCAGCCCGATCAACGACAGCTTTTGTCCCAACGTATCATGCAAGTCACGGGCGATTCGCTGACGTTCCTCCAGCTTGACCAGCTCGGAAATCTTTTTATTCGCATCCTCCAGCTGTCCCTGCAGCTTCTCTCCCTTGTTCCAGTTGTACGTCGTGACGGGAAGCAAAATCACAGCTACGAGGCTGACGAGGACGAAAGGCAGCTGCCTGAAAAACTCCGCGTTTTTCGATAAAAAGCCGAGATTGATCGTGACCACCGTACTGATCAGATGGACCGTATACAGCGTAAAGAATCCGATCTTATTTTGAATATGTCCGATGAAGAAAGCCAGAAATAGCGAGAAGTACACGTAGCCGAACAGGACAGTCATCGCAATCGAAATAATGATTTGCAAACTCGTCCAAAAATAGACGGCCCACCCTTTGGATAAAAAGGAGAGCACGTAGCAGATAAAAAACATCAAGATCATCACGATCCCGATCACCACTTCATATGTGGAGGAGGACCGGAAGATAAAGTAAAACGGGAGGATGTAAAAGACCACCCAGACATACGGGCTGAGGCCAGTATTTTTATGAAGAATTTGATACCACTTCTGCATAGTTGCCCACCTTTTCTTGCCACTTATGCTAAGTGTATCCCAAACGATCAGGTTATGCAGGGTTATTTTCCTTCCAAACTCGCTCTTGGCACCGGAATGGAGTCCGTCAAAGCATCCGCTACAGCTGCTGGACGACCAAGATCCTGAAAACCGACGAACCTTTTATTCTCCTCGTCCCACAGGCGGAAGCGCAGCGATTTCAAGCTGGATGCCAATGTGATCGTAGTTGCCTGCTGGAGTGGCTTTGTTTCGTTATGTGCTCTCTCCAGATTGTAGTTAGGAACCTTAGGGCTCAGATGGTGCACGTGATGGAATCCGATATTGCCTGTAATCCATTGCAGTACTTTTGGCAGTTTGTAGTAGGAGCTTCCTTCGACCGCAGCTTTTACGTAGCTCCACTCAGCTTCCTCTTCAAAGTAGGAGTCCTCAAACGTGTGTTGGACATAAAACAGCCAGACACCAAGCAGACCGGATACGAAAAAGATAGGGCCTTGGATCATCAGAAACGCTTGCCAGCCAACTGCCCAAATCATGAGTGCATACAGACCAACGATCAGGCCATTCGTCAAATAGGTGTTCAAACGCTCTTTGCGTCTAGCAGCTTTGCGGTTGAAACGGTATTGAAATACGAATACAAAGGTAGGACCAAATATGAACAAAACGATCGGGTGGCGGTAAATTCGATAGGCGAAGCGAGTCCACGACGATGCAGACGTAT
This is a stretch of genomic DNA from Brevibacillus choshinensis. It encodes these proteins:
- a CDS encoding sensor histidine kinase, which codes for MQKWYQILHKNTGLSPYVWVVFYILPFYFIFRSSSTYEVVIGIVMILMFFICYVLSFLSKGWAVYFWTSLQIIISIAMTVLFGYVYFSLFLAFFIGHIQNKIGFFTLYTVHLISTVVTINLGFLSKNAEFFRQLPFVLVSLVAVILLPVTTYNWNKGEKLQGQLEDANKKISELVKLEERQRIARDLHDTLGQKLSLIGLKSDLASKLISKNPSRAQTELEEIRQTARIALKEVREMVTQMRGTRLEDELFRVKQITKAAEIDFVLEGDPNLQNTSLMTENVLSMCLKEAVTNVVKHSGATTCSVVIEPTRTDLLLKVRDDGIGMAAEYAYIRGNGLRGMKERLEFVNGSMDIESAESGTTVVIKVPNVFKQPEKEAGV
- a CDS encoding fatty acid desaturase, coding for MHQSNIAHLKKEVAPYEKTDTRASIRQLINTIGPLLLLWYAAYLCLPVSYWLTLPLTIIAAGFTVRTFIIFHDCCHQSFFNSRLANDILGIITGVLTLCPYEQWKNSHSIHHATSSNLDKRGVGDIWMMTVEEYTSASSWTRFAYRIYRHPIVLFIFGPTFVFVFQYRFNRKAARRKERLNTYLTNGLIVGLYALMIWAVGWQAFLMIQGPIFFVSGLLGVWLFYVQHTFEDSYFEEEAEWSYVKAAVEGSSYYKLPKVLQWITGNIGFHHVHHLSPKVPNYNLERAHNETKPLQQATTITLASSLKSLRFRLWDEENKRFVGFQDLGRPAAVADALTDSIPVPRASLEGK